The Streptosporangiales bacterium DNA window CCTGCTGCGAACGCTGGGTGGCCTCGGTCTGCTCGGCCTGCCGTACCCCGAGGAGCACGGCGGGGGCGGGCAGCCGTACGAGGTCTACCTGCAGGTGTTGGAGGAGCTGGCCAGGTCATGGCTGACCGTCGGTATCAGCGTGAGCGTGCACACGCTGGCGTGCTACCCGGTCGCCGAGTACGGCTCGTCCGAGCAGCGTGCGCGCTGGCTGCCGGAGATGCTCGCCGGTGACCTGCTCGGCGCTTACTGCCTGTCCGAGCCGGAATCGGGCTCGGACGCGGCCGCGCTGCGGACGCGGGCGACTCTCGACGGTGGCGAGTACGTACTGAACGGCACGAAGGCGTGGATCACGCACAGCGGCCTGGCGGACTGGTACTCGCTGATGGCGCGTACCAGCGACACCGGCAGCCACGGCATCTCCTGTCTCGTCGTGCCGGGTGACGCGGCCGGGCTGTCCGGCGGCGCGCCTGAGCGCAAGATGGGCATGGGTGCGTCGCTGACCGCGCAGGTGCTGCTGGACGACGTGCGGGTGCCTGCGGACCGGTTGATCGGCGCCGAGGGGCAGGGCTTCACCATCGCGCTCTCCGCGCTGGACGCGGGGCGGCTGGGCATCGCCGCCTGTTCCGTCGGTCTCGCGCAGGCGGCGCTGGACACCGCGCTCGCGTACGCGAAGGAACGCCGCCAGTTCGGCCAGCCGATCGTCGACTTCCAGGGCGTCGGCTTCATGCTCGCCGACATGGCCGCCGCGGTCGAGGCGGCGCGTGCGCTCTACCTGCACGCGGCCAGGCGCAAGGACGCCGGCATGTCGTACACCCGGGAGGCGGCGATGGCGAAGCTGGTGGCGTCCGACAGCGCGATGCGGGTAACCACCGACGCGGTGCAGGTGCTCGGCGGGTACGGCTACGTACAGGACTTCCCGGTCGAGCGCTACATGCGCGAGGCGAAGGTGCTGCAGATCGTGGAAGGCACCAGCCAGATCCAGCGGCTGGTGATCTCCCGCCGCTTGGTCAAGGAATCCTGACCCGCGCTCCGGCCGACCGGATCTCGCTGCCCGACCGCAGCTGCGACCTGGACAAGGTGCTCGACCTTCGGCGGGGCCGCGGCCGCCGAGGTGGACCCGCGGCCGAGCGTGGCCCGCAGCGACCTGTTGGTCCTTGGGGAGCCGTGACCCGCGGGGGCAGTCAGACCTGGATGTCGGGCGCGACCTGCCGCAGGGCGCTACGGACGATGGCGGCGTCGTCCTGCAGGCCGAGCGGGCTGTCCGCGTCGTGCTCGGCGTCCTCCACGTCGACGACGTAGAGCACGGCGTCGGCCAACGTGGCGCGCTTGGTGTCGTCGAGGTCGTCCCAGCGCCCCAGCGCCGTCGACAGCGCGGTGAACAGCTGCTCCGCCTGCTCGGCGAGGTAGCCGGCCTTGGCCTGCTCGTCGATCTCGGCGCGGTGCGTGTCGAGCCGCTCGCGGAGCTCGGCGACGTCGTGCTCGGCCATCGGACCCCCTTACCTGATCTGCTCGTTGCACGCATCCTCCCACGGCCGGGTGAGCTACCCTCCGCGGTGTGGAAGACGTGGATCGCCAGATCGTCCAGCTGCTCGCAGCGGACGGCCGCACGAGCTACACCGAGCTCGCCCGCCGCACCGGGTTGTCCGTTTCCGCCGTGCACCAGCGGGTGCGCCGGCTGGAGGAGCGCGGCGTCATCACCGGCTACACGGTGGTGGTGGACTGGGAGCAGATCGGCCTGCCGCTGACCGCGTTCATCTCCGTACGTCCGATCGACCCGGCCGCTCCCGACGACACCGCCGAACGGCTCGCCGGGCTGCCGGAGATCGAGGCGTGCCACAGCGTCGCGGGCGAGGAGTCGTACATCCTCAAGGTGCGGGTGGAGTCGCCGGTCGCGCTCGAAGGGCTGCTCGCGCGGATCAGGAGCGCGGCGAACGTCACCACCCGCACGACCGTCGTGCTGTCCACGCCGTACGAGGGGCGTTCGCCCGCCGTGTGAGGTCGACGTCAAGTCCGCCACGCCGGGCGAACGGTCAATTCTTCGACAAAGCTGCGCCAGGAACGGTCGCGGATATCACTCACTGACCTGCTGCTTTGCGTGTTTTCCCAGGTCATGGCGGAGTTGACAGCGGCACGGGTGGGAGAGCTAACGTCACCCAGTCCACCGCGGACATCTCAACTCGAAGACCCTGATCTCAGCGAGCGCCTGCGCAGTGGCGCGATGCGAATCGGAGGGGGTGTCGACGCCGAGCACCAGGTGCACGGCGCGCTGGAAGTGCGGTCTTCGACGTCCGGGGGGTGGCGACCAAGAAGGGCCCGCGCACCCAGTAGACAACGGTCGTCGGTCGGCAGCCGGTCGGCAGGCGGTCGGTCCGAAGGGCTCGCGCGGGCCTTTCTCACGCCCGCACCGGCCGACGGGTGCGGCGGCACCGCCGAACGGATACCGAAGCGGCGCCGAAGGGCGCTGTCCATGGCATCTTTGATCCGGGTACGTTTGACCGATGCCCGTTCGTTCCCGCCACCGAAGTGACGCGTCATGAGCCAGGCAGTGGCCGAACCGACCGACGAGGTCGCCGAGGCCCCGGTCGCCGGGACACGCGGCAGGCTCCCGCTGCCGGTCGCCGCCGCACTGGCCGTCGCAGGCGGGTTGTTGACGCTCCTCGCGTTCCCGCCGACGTACTGGTGGCCGACCGCGCCGCTGGGCGTCGCCGCGTTGACGTTCGCCGTCTACGGCCAGCGCCCGCGGGTGGGTGCGCTGCTCGGCCTGCTCTACGGGGTGGCGTTCTTCCCGGTGCTGCTGTTCTGGGTCCGGGTGGTCGGCTACGACGCCTGGGCGGTGCTGAGTCTGATCGAGGCGCTCTACCTCGCCGGCATGGGCGCGCTGCTCGCCGTCGCCGTGCGGCTGCCGTACTGGCCGGCCTGGACGGCCTGCCTGTGGGTCGGGCAGGAGTTCGTACGTGGCAGGTTCCCGCTCGGCGGGTTCAGCTGGGGGCGGCTGGCGTTCGCCGCGGCCGACTCCCCGTACACCCAGCTGGCGGCCGTGGGTGGCGCCGTCACCGTGACGTTCGCGGTGGCGCTGACCGGTGGCCTCGTCGTCTGGTCGGTGCGGTACTTCCTGTCGGGCAGCGTCCGGCCGGGCATGGTCGCGGCCGCGGGTGCGGTAGCGGTGACGCTCGTCGGCCTGGTCGTGCCGCAGCCGG harbors:
- a CDS encoding acyl-CoA dehydrogenase, which codes for MNVERLLPTPEAAALLELVHEVADREIRPRVEPDEAAHRFPRDLLRTLGGLGLLGLPYPEEHGGGGQPYEVYLQVLEELARSWLTVGISVSVHTLACYPVAEYGSSEQRARWLPEMLAGDLLGAYCLSEPESGSDAAALRTRATLDGGEYVLNGTKAWITHSGLADWYSLMARTSDTGSHGISCLVVPGDAAGLSGGAPERKMGMGASLTAQVLLDDVRVPADRLIGAEGQGFTIALSALDAGRLGIAACSVGLAQAALDTALAYAKERRQFGQPIVDFQGVGFMLADMAAAVEAARALYLHAARRKDAGMSYTREAAMAKLVASDSAMRVTTDAVQVLGGYGYVQDFPVERYMREAKVLQIVEGTSQIQRLVISRRLVKES
- a CDS encoding winged helix-turn-helix transcriptional regulator; this translates as MEDVDRQIVQLLAADGRTSYTELARRTGLSVSAVHQRVRRLEERGVITGYTVVVDWEQIGLPLTAFISVRPIDPAAPDDTAERLAGLPEIEACHSVAGEESYILKVRVESPVALEGLLARIRSAANVTTRTTVVLSTPYEGRSPAV